A window of the Oscillospiraceae bacterium NTUH-002-81 genome harbors these coding sequences:
- a CDS encoding SIS domain-containing protein, which translates to MNAKEVIRQVKEQCGIIRQVYWTACGGSLVDLYPAHCMLMGESTIVESGFYTAREFLLATPKKLGKESLVVVCSHSGGTPESLHAVELALEKGAAVVMLTNRAGSPADSDKWITWVYPWADELETLKIPSGITLSLAAEVLATQEEFASYDALMDGLSKMDGIVAKAKEKVRAELCDRFAQLCKDHNFLYILGSGATFSQTYGFAICSLMEMQWQNCAYIHSGEYFHGPFEVTEDGVFYFLQKGSGKCRPMDERAEDFLKTHTDTLMVLDALEYGMDAIDPAVRDYLDPVLFYPMNCELRSARGKLFDHDVDYRRYMGKVDY; encoded by the coding sequence ATGAACGCAAAAGAAGTCATCAGACAGGTAAAAGAACAGTGCGGCATCATCCGTCAGGTATACTGGACGGCCTGCGGCGGCAGCCTGGTGGATCTGTACCCGGCACACTGCATGCTCATGGGAGAGAGCACCATCGTGGAGTCCGGTTTCTATACGGCCAGAGAGTTTCTGCTGGCAACCCCGAAGAAGCTGGGCAAGGAGAGCCTGGTCGTTGTATGCAGCCATTCCGGCGGCACCCCGGAGTCCTTACATGCTGTAGAGCTGGCACTGGAAAAAGGAGCAGCGGTTGTCATGCTCACCAACCGTGCAGGCAGCCCGGCGGACAGTGACAAGTGGATCACCTGGGTATACCCGTGGGCAGATGAGCTGGAGACGCTGAAGATCCCCAGCGGCATCACCCTGTCTCTGGCAGCAGAGGTGCTGGCCACTCAGGAGGAGTTTGCTTCCTATGATGCACTCATGGACGGCCTGTCCAAAATGGACGGCATTGTGGCAAAGGCCAAGGAGAAAGTGAGAGCCGAGCTCTGCGACCGTTTCGCACAGCTTTGCAAGGATCACAATTTCCTTTATATTCTCGGCAGCGGCGCCACCTTTTCCCAGACATACGGGTTTGCCATCTGCAGCCTGATGGAGATGCAGTGGCAGAACTGCGCCTACATCCACAGCGGCGAGTATTTCCACGGCCCCTTCGAGGTGACCGAGGACGGCGTGTTCTATTTCCTGCAGAAGGGCTCCGGTAAGTGCCGTCCCATGGATGAGCGGGCAGAAGATTTCCTGAAAACCCACACGGACACACTGATGGTGCTGGATGCGCTGGAATATGGCATGGATGCCATTGATCCGGCTGTCCGGGATTATCTGGATCCGGTGCTGTTCTATCCGATGAACTGCGAACTGCGCTCCGCCAGAGGCAAACTGTTCGATCACGATGTGGACTACCGCAGATACATGGGAAAGGTGGACTATTGA
- a CDS encoding PfkB family carbohydrate kinase has product MDYPVKVLGFGDNVVDLYDHLHLMYPGGNAVNFAVFAKRLGVERSAYMGIFGTDRAAEHVISSLEKEQVELVKCLQIPGENGWSRNTVVDGDRVFLDYNNGGIRGDVRYPLGRFELAYAKQFDLVHTGIYCFTERELPKLQKAGVPVSFDFSDEYTEEDVKEIAPYVTYAFFSCGEETPQEKVWERLLTTAELGPKIVCASRGAKGCIAYAGGEFFVQQAVPVEHMADTMGAGDALLTAFLVGYLSRKKKGMEEHAAVKDSLADAAQFASQVCGIDGAWGYGVHYE; this is encoded by the coding sequence ATGGATTATCCGGTAAAAGTGCTGGGCTTCGGCGATAACGTGGTGGATCTCTATGACCACCTGCATCTCATGTATCCTGGCGGCAACGCGGTGAATTTCGCCGTATTTGCCAAGCGGCTGGGGGTGGAACGAAGTGCCTACATGGGCATCTTCGGCACCGACCGGGCGGCGGAACACGTCATTTCCTCTCTGGAAAAAGAGCAGGTGGAGCTGGTGAAATGCCTGCAGATCCCCGGGGAAAACGGCTGGTCGAGAAATACGGTGGTGGACGGCGACCGGGTGTTCCTGGATTACAACAATGGCGGCATCCGGGGGGACGTGCGCTATCCTCTGGGCCGGTTTGAGTTGGCCTATGCGAAGCAGTTTGACCTGGTGCACACCGGCATTTATTGCTTCACCGAGCGGGAGCTGCCCAAACTGCAGAAGGCGGGCGTGCCGGTGAGCTTTGATTTTTCCGATGAATACACGGAAGAGGATGTGAAAGAGATCGCGCCCTATGTGACCTACGCCTTTTTCTCCTGCGGGGAGGAGACACCTCAGGAAAAGGTATGGGAGCGGCTGCTGACGACAGCGGAGTTGGGGCCGAAGATCGTCTGCGCTTCCCGGGGCGCCAAGGGCTGCATTGCCTATGCGGGCGGAGAGTTTTTCGTGCAGCAGGCGGTGCCGGTGGAGCATATGGCAGACACCATGGGCGCCGGAGACGCGCTGCTGACGGCCTTCCTTGTGGGATACCTTTCCCGGAAAAAGAAGGGAATGGAAGAGCATGCGGCCGTGAAGGACAGCCTGGCCGACGCGGCTCAGTTTGCATCACAGGTGTGCGGCATTGACGGCGCCTGGGGATATGGAGTGCATTATGAGTAA
- the frlD gene encoding fructoselysine 6-kinase, giving the protein MSKQKRVAAVGFCCADVYENLNEWYPTGNGVDFGVHLARAGVPVSVVSVVGNDEYGEQMKAVLEKEGIDISHLRTEEGQTCRMRMELKNGTDRVHLESIDGVMEHYAITKEDFAFVAEHDLLHTDLFGNVLQYLPAWKEACVEILMDFSVFTRDPQYECEKLFPFVDYVFFSADGIPGKELTGWMKKIQSYGPKLVTATMGEEGSLCYNGEFFYSCGIVPVKNVVNTVGAGDSYIAGFTKAMLEGRSIPECMEAGAKLSADVIGRFRPY; this is encoded by the coding sequence ATGAGTAAACAAAAAAGAGTGGCGGCAGTGGGGTTTTGCTGCGCCGATGTATATGAGAATCTGAACGAGTGGTACCCCACCGGAAACGGCGTGGACTTCGGCGTGCATCTGGCCCGGGCCGGGGTGCCGGTGAGTGTGGTCAGCGTGGTGGGCAATGACGAGTACGGGGAGCAGATGAAGGCGGTGCTGGAAAAAGAGGGCATCGACATTTCCCATCTGCGCACCGAGGAGGGCCAGACGTGCCGCATGCGGATGGAGCTGAAAAACGGTACCGACCGGGTGCATCTGGAATCCATCGACGGCGTGATGGAGCACTATGCCATCACCAAAGAGGATTTTGCCTTTGTGGCAGAGCATGATCTGCTGCACACCGATCTGTTCGGGAATGTGCTGCAGTATCTGCCGGCCTGGAAGGAAGCCTGCGTGGAGATCCTCATGGATTTTTCCGTATTTACGCGGGATCCGCAGTATGAGTGTGAGAAGCTGTTTCCTTTTGTGGATTATGTATTTTTCTCGGCAGATGGGATTCCCGGCAAGGAACTCACCGGCTGGATGAAGAAGATCCAGTCCTATGGGCCGAAGCTGGTGACCGCCACCATGGGGGAAGAGGGGAGCCTGTGCTATAACGGCGAATTTTTCTACTCCTGCGGTATTGTACCGGTGAAAAATGTGGTCAACACGGTGGGCGCCGGGGACAGCTATATCGCGGGCTTTACGAAGGCCATGCTGGAAGGAAGGTCCATTCCGGAGTGTATGGAGGCGGGGGCAAAGCTTTCCGCAGATGTGATCGGCAGGTTCCGGCCGTATTAA
- a CDS encoding amidohydrolase family protein, whose translation MVIDMHVHPIFYKSICDNKEELEFRKDTFGVWKQGPMDWDEAFAEMDFGGIDKEALLPMDVTTTEGGWIVTNEQIAALKSRYPERLIGFASVDPHRKDAADVLIHAFDDLGLEGLKLHPSKQKFYPADPCMEPIYEICESRNKPIIFHAGTSWEPNTPAEYAHPLAFEKVFIAHPHLRCCLAHFAWPWVREMVMLMIKYPNVYTDTSVLYMDSPEESMSRLFTVDMGPHWFERGFREQVMFASNTPRFRAFKIKRALDAVPMKDAAREALYGGNALRFLKGDR comes from the coding sequence ATGGTAATTGATATGCATGTGCATCCGATTTTTTACAAATCGATCTGTGACAATAAAGAAGAACTGGAATTTCGCAAGGACACCTTCGGCGTCTGGAAGCAGGGCCCCATGGACTGGGATGAGGCATTTGCGGAGATGGATTTCGGCGGCATTGACAAAGAGGCGCTGCTGCCCATGGATGTGACCACCACCGAGGGCGGGTGGATCGTGACCAATGAGCAGATCGCAGCTCTCAAGAGCAGGTATCCGGAGCGGCTCATCGGCTTTGCCAGTGTGGATCCCCACCGGAAGGATGCGGCGGATGTACTCATCCACGCTTTTGATGATCTGGGGCTGGAGGGACTGAAGCTTCATCCGTCCAAGCAGAAATTTTACCCTGCGGATCCGTGTATGGAGCCCATTTATGAAATCTGTGAGAGCAGAAATAAGCCCATCATTTTCCATGCGGGCACATCCTGGGAGCCCAACACCCCTGCAGAATACGCCCATCCGCTGGCCTTTGAGAAGGTGTTCATCGCCCATCCGCATCTGCGGTGCTGCCTGGCCCATTTTGCCTGGCCCTGGGTGCGGGAGATGGTCATGCTCATGATCAAGTATCCCAACGTATACACCGATACCTCCGTGCTGTACATGGATTCCCCGGAGGAGTCCATGAGCCGCCTGTTCACGGTGGACATGGGGCCCCACTGGTTTGAACGGGGCTTCCGGGAGCAGGTCATGTTTGCTTCCAACACCCCCAGATTCCGCGCTTTCAAGATCAAGCGGGCGCTGGATGCGGTGCCCATGAAGGACGCAGCCAGAGAAGCTTTATATGGAGGAAACGCACTTCGTTTCCTGAAAGGAGACAGGTAG
- a CDS encoding secondary thiamine-phosphate synthase enzyme YjbQ, with amino-acid sequence MVVLKELYRLSKKAEEYINITEEVHQLIRESGVKNGIAAVITSHTTTGIFVNEALPCVESDISDMLEKSAPLNETYAHAHFLPDYGATGNNSQGHLKSLLTGNHCVFPVIDGEIVCGGAQEIYLAEFDGPQRRRVYVEVMGEA; translated from the coding sequence ATGGTCGTACTCAAGGAGCTTTACCGCCTGAGCAAAAAGGCGGAGGAATATATCAACATCACGGAAGAGGTGCATCAGCTCATCCGGGAGAGCGGCGTGAAAAACGGCATCGCTGCGGTCATCACCTCCCACACCACCACGGGCATCTTCGTCAATGAGGCGCTGCCCTGCGTGGAGTCCGACATCAGCGATATGCTGGAAAAATCTGCGCCCTTAAATGAAACGTATGCCCATGCCCATTTCCTGCCGGATTACGGCGCCACCGGCAACAACTCTCAGGGCCATTTGAAGAGCCTGCTCACCGGCAATCACTGCGTCTTTCCGGTCATCGACGGGGAGATCGTCTGCGGCGGCGCTCAGGAAATCTATCTGGCGGAATTCGACGGCCCCCAGAGACGACGGGTATATGTAGAAGTGATGGGAGAAGCCTGA
- a CDS encoding ABC transporter substrate-binding protein, giving the protein MKKKVLSILLSAAMVAAMVSGCGSKDEGSSSADSADKTEASSDDAAASDATYEGTIKIGVVGPFSGSSAMVGDTEKKGVELAAKQINENGGINGMTIELIEEDDQQDPKTAVSAINKLVSSDEVVAAVGTVNSSCTLAMMDVTENNEIPLVTPISSGVAITDPSNSYIVRLQASDKLQAKAITEYAINDLGYKNIAVMFQNDDFGAGGKDVVVETLKDAGIEPLAVEAFDSSATDMSAQLLKIKDLNPEAIIMWTMYGCGATIAKQCDQLGIDCDLMGGGGLTNAKLYELGGESAVGILNTQTFFPDKEKASETAGAFIDAYETEYGETPDSNAAMSYDAMMVLAEGLKAATPDMKADDIMAGMKAVKDMPLATGTITIDENGDANRDILIIRLCEGGTYELVK; this is encoded by the coding sequence ATGAAGAAGAAAGTATTAAGTATTTTACTTTCCGCAGCCATGGTAGCAGCAATGGTATCCGGATGTGGATCCAAAGATGAGGGCAGCTCATCCGCAGACAGCGCAGACAAGACAGAGGCATCATCTGACGATGCAGCAGCATCTGATGCAACGTATGAAGGAACAATCAAGATCGGTGTTGTAGGACCTTTCTCCGGATCTTCCGCAATGGTTGGTGATACTGAGAAGAAGGGCGTTGAGCTTGCTGCAAAGCAGATCAACGAGAACGGCGGCATCAATGGCATGACCATCGAGCTGATCGAGGAAGATGACCAGCAGGATCCCAAGACGGCAGTATCCGCCATCAACAAGCTGGTTTCCAGTGATGAGGTTGTTGCAGCAGTTGGTACCGTCAACAGCTCCTGTACACTGGCTATGATGGATGTGACAGAGAACAACGAGATCCCGCTTGTTACTCCGATTTCTTCCGGTGTTGCCATTACAGATCCGTCCAACAGCTACATTGTCCGTCTGCAGGCATCTGACAAGCTGCAGGCAAAGGCAATCACAGAGTATGCGATCAATGATCTTGGATATAAGAACATTGCCGTTATGTTCCAGAACGATGACTTCGGCGCAGGCGGAAAAGATGTTGTAGTAGAGACACTGAAAGACGCAGGCATCGAGCCTCTGGCAGTAGAAGCTTTCGATTCCAGTGCAACCGATATGTCCGCACAGCTTCTGAAGATCAAGGATCTCAATCCGGAAGCTATCATCATGTGGACCATGTACGGCTGCGGCGCAACCATCGCAAAACAGTGCGATCAGCTTGGTATCGACTGTGACCTGATGGGCGGCGGCGGACTGACCAACGCAAAGCTCTATGAGCTGGGCGGAGAATCCGCAGTTGGCATCCTGAACACCCAGACCTTCTTCCCGGATAAGGAGAAAGCTTCTGAGACAGCAGGCGCATTCATTGATGCTTACGAGACAGAGTACGGCGAGACTCCGGACTCCAACGCAGCTATGTCCTATGATGCAATGATGGTTCTGGCAGAGGGCCTGAAGGCAGCAACACCGGATATGAAGGCTGACGATATCATGGCTGGTATGAAGGCTGTCAAGGATATGCCTCTGGCAACCGGTACCATCACCATCGATGAGAACGGCGACGCAAACAGAGACATCCTGATCATCCGTCTCTGCGAGGGCGGCACCTACGAGTTAGTTAAGTAG
- a CDS encoding branched-chain amino acid ABC transporter permease: MQILQQLIQGLSLGSIYGLVALGYVLIYQAWGVLNFAQGEVCAIGAFSLLVLHVELGMPIILAMPLAIVVSMIVGYIIEFLSFRPLENAKDMSKLIATIGVSICVRNLLRVIFGADAFAFPSIFGDKPFHVGGLILVPQNLWNTVFGFGLVILLNLFLKKTRVGKSMRATAQDKEAARLMGINVRASLTGTFVIASAIGAIAGMLLAPVYLFNASIGATIGTKGYAAAVLGGLDFASGAMVGGIILGIAECLAVAFGSSAYQSAIAYIVLFLVLILKPSGIMSKKKTVEKV, translated from the coding sequence ATGCAGATTTTACAGCAGCTGATCCAGGGACTTTCTCTGGGAAGCATTTACGGATTGGTAGCACTCGGGTATGTACTGATCTATCAGGCATGGGGAGTGCTGAACTTTGCACAGGGTGAGGTATGTGCCATCGGCGCGTTTTCCCTGCTTGTGCTTCATGTGGAACTGGGAATGCCCATTATTCTGGCCATGCCGCTGGCAATCGTTGTGAGTATGATCGTCGGCTACATTATCGAGTTTCTTTCCTTCCGTCCGCTGGAGAATGCGAAGGATATGAGTAAGCTGATCGCCACCATCGGCGTCAGCATCTGTGTGAGAAACCTTTTGCGCGTCATCTTCGGCGCAGATGCATTTGCGTTTCCGTCTATTTTCGGTGACAAGCCGTTCCATGTGGGCGGCCTGATCCTTGTCCCGCAGAACTTATGGAATACGGTATTTGGTTTTGGTCTGGTGATCCTTCTGAACCTGTTTTTAAAGAAGACGAGAGTCGGCAAGTCTATGAGAGCAACCGCGCAGGACAAAGAGGCTGCCCGTCTGATGGGCATTAACGTCAGGGCTTCCCTGACAGGTACCTTTGTTATCGCATCTGCCATCGGTGCGATTGCCGGTATGCTTCTGGCGCCGGTTTACCTGTTCAACGCCAGCATCGGTGCCACCATCGGAACAAAGGGATATGCGGCAGCCGTTCTCGGCGGTCTGGATTTTGCCAGCGGTGCCATGGTGGGCGGCATCATCCTCGGTATTGCCGAGTGTCTGGCCGTTGCGTTTGGTTCCTCTGCTTATCAGTCGGCTATCGCGTATATCGTATTGTTCCTGGTGCTGATCCTGAAGCCGTCAGGTATCATGAGTAAGAAGAAAACAGTAGAGAAGGTGTAA
- a CDS encoding branched-chain amino acid ABC transporter permease, with translation MTFGKVYEKTRIWILLVIAIILPMTGISNYWLHVLNIGGIFAICTLSLNLLTGCTGLFSVGHIAFYGIGAYTAAVLATKFDMPFLVCVLCAGLMAMVWGIILGMPALRLKGLYLAISTLAFGEIAYRVFLNWEAVTNGSRGILGIKAPILNLGFLEINFKTYKTYYYIVLIFLVLMIIFTRNIIHSRTGRALLSIRESEIAAQALGVNTVRYKIIAFATSAFFAGIAGSLYAYEVHFISPESFVSAESTSVLAMMVVGGIGSIAGSIAGAFVLTMIPELLRSVGDIRLVLYGAAIVAIIIFAPKGLGGAIAWLDNLLCGKHKKKTEEE, from the coding sequence ATGACGTTTGGAAAAGTATATGAGAAAACAAGAATCTGGATCCTGCTTGTCATCGCCATCATCCTGCCGATGACCGGAATCAGCAACTACTGGCTGCACGTACTGAATATCGGCGGCATTTTTGCCATCTGTACGCTGAGCCTGAACCTTCTGACCGGCTGTACCGGCCTGTTCTCCGTGGGCCACATCGCCTTCTACGGCATCGGTGCCTACACGGCGGCTGTTCTGGCAACGAAGTTTGACATGCCCTTCCTCGTCTGTGTGCTGTGTGCCGGCCTGATGGCTATGGTATGGGGCATCATCCTCGGTATGCCGGCCCTGCGTCTGAAGGGGCTGTATCTGGCAATCTCCACCCTGGCCTTCGGCGAGATCGCCTACCGTGTATTCCTGAACTGGGAGGCTGTCACCAACGGCTCCCGCGGTATCTTAGGCATCAAAGCACCGATCCTGAACCTGGGATTTCTGGAGATCAACTTCAAGACTTACAAAACCTATTATTATATCGTGCTGATCTTCCTTGTGCTGATGATCATCTTCACACGGAACATCATCCATTCCCGTACCGGCCGTGCCCTTCTCTCCATCCGTGAGAGCGAGATCGCCGCACAGGCACTGGGCGTGAACACCGTCCGTTACAAGATCATTGCATTTGCCACTTCCGCATTCTTTGCAGGCATTGCCGGATCTCTGTACGCTTACGAGGTACACTTCATTTCTCCGGAGTCTTTCGTCAGTGCAGAGTCCACCTCCGTTCTGGCCATGATGGTCGTGGGCGGCATCGGCAGCATCGCCGGTTCCATTGCCGGTGCGTTCGTGCTGACCATGATCCCGGAGCTTTTACGTTCCGTGGGTGATATCCGACTGGTCCTGTACGGCGCAGCCATCGTAGCCATCATCATTTTTGCCCCCAAGGGACTGGGCGGTGCCATTGCGTGGCTGGACAACCTGCTGTGCGGCAAGCACAAGAAAAAGACGGAGGAGGAATAA
- a CDS encoding ABC transporter ATP-binding protein, whose product MALLETKDLGITFDGLVALEGVNFAAEAGKITAVIGPNGAGKTTFFNLIAGFYTPTQGSVAFEGKEITKLKAFQRAEAGIARTFQNINLFKDMSVMDNALVGLHCRSKSNVLSSMFRTPGQRKEEKQLREEVMSELEFMGLDKYANEKAGSLSYGMQKNLEIARALALQPKVLLLDEPASGLNTQDLDELSKRILAIRDRGITVVLIEHKMDVVMTISDHIAVLNFGKKIADGTPEEIRSNPEVIEAYLGKEDD is encoded by the coding sequence ATGGCATTACTGGAGACAAAAGATCTGGGCATTACCTTTGACGGTCTGGTGGCCTTAGAGGGCGTCAACTTTGCCGCAGAGGCAGGAAAAATCACAGCAGTCATCGGCCCCAACGGTGCCGGAAAGACGACCTTCTTCAACCTGATCGCCGGTTTCTACACACCGACTCAGGGATCGGTTGCTTTTGAGGGAAAAGAGATCACAAAGCTGAAAGCATTTCAGAGAGCGGAGGCGGGCATTGCCCGTACCTTCCAGAATATCAACCTGTTCAAGGATATGTCCGTCATGGATAACGCGCTGGTGGGCCTTCACTGCCGCAGCAAGAGCAACGTTCTTTCCTCCATGTTCCGCACACCGGGACAGAGAAAAGAGGAGAAGCAGCTGCGGGAAGAGGTTATGAGCGAGCTGGAGTTCATGGGACTGGACAAATATGCGAATGAAAAAGCAGGCAGCCTGTCCTACGGCATGCAGAAGAATCTGGAGATCGCCCGGGCACTGGCCTTACAGCCCAAGGTGCTGCTTCTGGATGAGCCCGCATCCGGCCTGAATACCCAGGATCTGGATGAGCTGTCCAAACGGATCCTGGCCATCCGTGACCGGGGTATCACGGTAGTGCTCATTGAGCACAAGATGGACGTGGTCATGACCATTTCCGATCACATTGCGGTGCTGAACTTTGGTAAGAAGATCGCTGACGGCACCCCGGAGGAGATCCGCAGCAATCCCGAGGTAATCGAGGCTTATCTCGGAAAGGAGGACGACTAA
- a CDS encoding ABC transporter ATP-binding protein, translated as MLELKDVRVAYGNIEVLHKINIEVKDGEIVTIIGANGAGKTTTLRSTAGLLPKKKGSSIIFDGKDITNMGAEKIVAEGMALSPEGRHIFPDLTVQDNLEMGAYLRYKDKEGVARDLKSVFDMFPRLEERKKQLGKTLSGGEQQMLAIARALMSNPKMLMLDEPSTGLAPLVVKEIFHIVKRLNQEKGLTVLLVEQNAKMALGVADRGYVLKNGEIVMSDTGANLLNNDAIRAAYLGENVYKENK; from the coding sequence ATGCTGGAACTGAAAGATGTGCGTGTGGCCTATGGCAATATCGAAGTGCTGCACAAGATCAATATTGAAGTCAAAGACGGCGAGATCGTGACGATCATCGGCGCCAACGGTGCCGGAAAGACCACGACCTTACGCTCCACAGCCGGCCTTCTCCCGAAGAAAAAAGGCAGCAGCATCATTTTTGACGGCAAGGATATCACCAACATGGGCGCAGAGAAGATCGTGGCAGAGGGGATGGCCCTGTCCCCGGAGGGACGGCATATCTTCCCGGATCTGACTGTACAGGACAACCTGGAGATGGGTGCCTACTTAAGATACAAGGACAAAGAGGGCGTGGCCCGGGACTTAAAGAGCGTCTTTGACATGTTCCCCCGTCTGGAGGAAAGAAAGAAACAGCTGGGCAAGACACTGTCCGGCGGCGAGCAGCAGATGCTGGCCATCGCCAGAGCACTCATGTCCAACCCGAAGATGCTTATGCTGGATGAGCCTTCCACCGGTCTTGCACCGCTGGTGGTAAAAGAGATCTTCCACATTGTCAAACGGCTGAACCAGGAGAAGGGTCTGACAGTTCTTCTGGTAGAGCAGAATGCGAAAATGGCACTGGGTGTGGCAGACCGCGGCTATGTGCTGAAAAACGGCGAGATCGTCATGAGCGACACAGGTGCAAACCTGCTGAATAACGATGCCATCCGCGCCGCCTATCTGGGCGAAAACGTATATAAAGAAAATAAATAA
- the allB gene encoding allantoinase AllB — translation MFDLRIENGTVVTPEKSERTNIYVLDGKIAQLTDEVLEAREVIDASGKLIFPGFIDPHVHSRDGGATHKEDFFHSTRAAALGGLTSLIEMPNAVPAVTDAERFKAQKANLESKAYIDFAMWALCLGRLNNDDLQELDELGVAAYKFFWGYAINKSNYNLVYNYEKGDPNVIPPLGDGEIYTIFEHVAKTGKPLAIHAENADVISELTSRLKVEDYENEYEALLACRPSVCEETVVKTGISFAKATGAHLHILHMSAKESVDLLKEAKEQGINVTGETCPHYLNLTNKDFLRVGTKIKGYPPVRYQADQDRLWEGVEQGIIDSIGSDHAPHTAEEKTGSLFKIPSGMCCIQTIVPLMINAVSQGKITANQLAAVLSENTAKLYGLYPRKGSVLVGTDADFTIVDMDLEKTIHMEDMYSISKVTAFDGFQVKGFPVQTIVRGRTVMKDGKLTCEQESNGEFIPA, via the coding sequence ATGTTTGATCTGAGAATTGAGAACGGAACCGTGGTTACACCGGAAAAAAGTGAGCGCACGAATATTTATGTGCTGGACGGCAAGATCGCACAGCTGACGGATGAGGTGCTGGAGGCCAGGGAAGTCATCGATGCTTCCGGCAAGCTGATCTTCCCGGGCTTCATTGATCCTCATGTGCACTCCAGAGACGGTGGTGCTACCCACAAGGAGGACTTCTTCCATTCCACCAGAGCGGCAGCCCTGGGTGGCCTGACCAGCCTCATCGAGATGCCAAACGCTGTCCCGGCTGTGACAGACGCCGAGCGGTTCAAAGCGCAGAAGGCCAATCTGGAATCCAAGGCATACATCGACTTTGCCATGTGGGCACTCTGCCTGGGCCGCCTCAACAACGACGATCTGCAGGAGCTGGACGAGCTGGGCGTGGCTGCTTACAAGTTTTTCTGGGGCTATGCCATCAACAAGTCCAACTACAATCTGGTATACAACTATGAGAAGGGCGATCCCAACGTTATCCCGCCGCTGGGTGACGGCGAGATCTACACCATTTTCGAGCATGTGGCCAAGACCGGCAAGCCGCTGGCCATCCACGCCGAGAATGCAGACGTGATCAGCGAGCTCACCAGCCGCCTGAAGGTGGAGGATTACGAGAACGAGTACGAGGCACTGCTGGCCTGCCGTCCGTCCGTATGTGAGGAAACGGTTGTTAAGACCGGCATTTCCTTTGCCAAAGCCACCGGCGCCCACCTGCACATCCTGCACATGAGTGCCAAGGAAAGCGTGGATCTGTTAAAAGAAGCCAAGGAACAGGGAATCAACGTCACAGGTGAGACCTGCCCTCATTATCTGAATCTGACCAACAAGGATTTCCTCCGGGTAGGAACAAAGATCAAAGGCTATCCGCCGGTGCGTTACCAGGCAGACCAGGATCGGCTGTGGGAAGGCGTGGAACAGGGGATCATTGATTCTATCGGTTCTGACCATGCGCCCCATACCGCAGAGGAAAAGACCGGCAGTCTGTTCAAGATCCCGTCCGGCATGTGCTGCATCCAGACCATCGTGCCGCTGATGATCAATGCGGTAAGCCAGGGAAAGATCACTGCCAACCAGCTGGCAGCCGTACTTTCCGAGAATACCGCAAAGCTGTACGGCCTGTATCCGAGAAAGGGCTCTGTTCTCGTGGGCACCGACGCGGACTTCACCATCGTGGACATGGATCTGGAGAAGACCATCCATATGGAAGATATGTACAGCATCAGCAAGGTAACCGCGTTTGACGGCTTCCAGGTAAAGGGCTTCCCGGTACAGACCATCGTCAGAGGCCGCACCGTCATGAAGGACGGCAAGCTGACCTGTGAGCAGGAGAGCAACGGCGAGTTTATCCCGGCATAA